From Penaeus vannamei isolate JL-2024 chromosome 37, ASM4276789v1, whole genome shotgun sequence, one genomic window encodes:
- the LOC113823160 gene encoding uncharacterized protein has translation MEQVPLEALWCQCQGNASATPHLHQIHAQVAQMHADAAHHALCYVGVVVSLYLLGLAAIIGRSGRSERQAAASALASCLSGALASVGRLAASVGSSRAAPAAPTAVREQPLRPAIALLPVPLQQMPGAPPPRDYSSIKPSELQVQLVVPDDDDDDAEVSMITSVA, from the coding sequence ATGGAGCAGGTGCCGCTGGAGGCGCTGTGGTGCCAGTGCCAGGGCAACGCCAGCGCCACGCCGCACCTGCACCAGATCCACGCCCAGGTGGCCCAGATGCACGCGGACGCCGCCCACCACGCCCTCTGCTACGTGGGCGTGGTCGTCTCGCTCTACCTGCTGGGCCTCGCCGCCATCATCGGGCGGTCGGGGCGGTCCGAGCGCCAGGCGGCGGCGTCGGcgctcgcctcctgcctctccgGCGCCCTCGCCTCCGTCGGCCGCCTCGCCGCCTCCGTCGGGAGCTCGAGGGCCGCCCCCGCGGCGCCCACGGCCGTCCGGGAGCAGCCGCTCAGGCCGGCCATCGCGCTCCTCCCCGTGCCCCTCCAGCAGATGCCGGGGGCGCCGCCCCCCCGCGACTACTCGTCAATAAAGCCCTCGGAGCTGCAGGTGCAGCTGGTCGTgcctgacgacgacgacgacgacgcggAGGTGTCCATGATCACCTCGGTGGCCTAG
- the LOC113804706 gene encoding uncharacterized protein isoform X1: protein MQLSLTELFHSYLRKNKMLATKRLLPRLPAAASYGLPRCLAGPSRAPRFSHAASKSAENGVLWLHPAGGTIERLDVAAKYAQLNLLGCLTINSCLPLEPAHFEEALKHLHRKISPLRACFRWKEGTLWVCEALEPQLDFLVLKDSDVTTTINNLLIQPFENSAEAPLWRARLLPAAPGVPCPIPEMKEKFPHQYDLMLHIHHGLSDGITGFVIFNTFLKLLEAVVLGSPISKEQLGKLVSGEQSMDIEGEVLKNLESRPDEFQRMIDETANTKFTPLLEQAFGTPEEGISPTEYVMTDIEPRLLQNFQERCRSHGVTVNSGMTSVINTALVELVADAGLERDVYSITSRHPVNLRRYWNGDPVTAMGNHMGAISHTMQIPRHNRNTFWEHAKQFDTEFRRKLNDGDIFREKIVRSKTLPKDYSHDSFYGSPPTSIYDYMFSNILTPGFSDYGIGKTVQLTAAKNISNISNCEYSSMHLLSWFRDRVTYNIIYASGRVSRSTVQAFMSRIVTVLDRFSG from the exons ATGCAGTTAAGTCTCACTGAGTTATTCCACTCGTACTTAAGAAAAA ACAAAATGCTGGCGACGAAGAGATTGCTGCCTCGCCTTCCTGCGGCAGCCTCGTACGGTCTCCCTCGCTGCCTCGCCGGCCCCTCGCGCGCGCCACGCTTCAGCCACGCCGC GTCGAAGAGCGCCGAGAACGGAGTCCTGTGGCTGCATCCGGCGGGAGGAACTATCGAGAGGTTAGACGTGGCCGCGAAATACGCTCAGCTGAACCTGCTCGGCTGCCTCACCATCAACAGCTGTCTGCCCCTTGAACCGGCCCACTTCGAGGAGGCTCTCAAGCACCTCCACAG GAAAATTAGTCCCCTCAGAGCATGTTTCCGCTGGAAGGAAGGGACGCTGTGGGTGTGTGAAGCGCTTGAGCCCCAGCTGGACTTTCTG GTTCTAAAGGATTCGGATGtgacaacaacaatcaacaatcTTTTGATTCAACCTTTTGAGAATTCAGCAGAAGCACCTCTCTGGCGAGCTCGACTCCTCCCGGCAGCCCCTGGCGTCCCGTGTCCAATAccagagatgaaggagaaatttCCTCACCAGTATGACCTCATGCTTCACATCCATCATGGGCTGTCTGATGGCATCACTGGATTCGTGATTTTCAATACATTTTTGAAGCTACTGGAGGCTGTGGTTTTGGGCTCTCCTATTAGCAAAGAACAACTGGGGAAGTTGGTGAGTGGGGAACAAAGCATGGACATCGAAGGCGAGGTGCTGAAGAACTTGGAGAGCAGACCAGATGAATTCCAGCGCATGATTGATGAAACTGCGAATACCAAGTTTACGCCACTCCTCGAGCAGGCCTTTGGAACTCCTGAAGAGGGAATTTCCCCCACAGAATACGTCATGACCGACATTGAGCCTCGCCTGTTGCAGAATTTCCAAGAGCGATGTCGATCCCATGGTGTGACCGTCAACTCAGGAATGACTTCGGTGATCAACACAGCCCTGGTAGAGCTAGTGGCGGATGCGGGCTTGGAGAGGGATGTGTACAGCATAACCAGCCGTCATCCAGTCAACCTGAGGCGTTACTGGAATGGCGACCCCGTCACAGCCATGGGCAACCACATGGGTGCTATATCCCACACCATGCAAATACCTCGTCACAACAGGAACACTTTCTGGGAACATGCCAAGCAGTTTGATACCGAGTTCCGCAGGAAGCTCAATGACGGGGACATCTTCCGGGAAAAGATTGTCAGATCCAAGACTCTGCCGAAGGACTATAGTCATGACTCCTTCTATGGCTCCCCTCCTACCTCAATATATGACTATATGTTCAGTAATATTTTAACGCCTGGATTTTCAGATTATGGAATAGGAAAAACAGTGCAGTTGACTGCAGCAAAAAATATAAGCAACATAAGCAATTGTGAATACTCGAGCATGCATTTGCTCTCTTGGTTCCGTGACCGAGTCACATACAACATTATCTATGCCTCAGGCCGCGTCAGTCGTAGTACAGTGCAGGCATTCATGTCCAGAATTGTGACAGTGTTAGATAGATTTTCAGGATGA
- the LOC113804706 gene encoding uncharacterized protein isoform X2 has protein sequence MLATKRLLPRLPAAASYGLPRCLAGPSRAPRFSHAASKSAENGVLWLHPAGGTIERLDVAAKYAQLNLLGCLTINSCLPLEPAHFEEALKHLHRKISPLRACFRWKEGTLWVCEALEPQLDFLVLKDSDVTTTINNLLIQPFENSAEAPLWRARLLPAAPGVPCPIPEMKEKFPHQYDLMLHIHHGLSDGITGFVIFNTFLKLLEAVVLGSPISKEQLGKLVSGEQSMDIEGEVLKNLESRPDEFQRMIDETANTKFTPLLEQAFGTPEEGISPTEYVMTDIEPRLLQNFQERCRSHGVTVNSGMTSVINTALVELVADAGLERDVYSITSRHPVNLRRYWNGDPVTAMGNHMGAISHTMQIPRHNRNTFWEHAKQFDTEFRRKLNDGDIFREKIVRSKTLPKDYSHDSFYGSPPTSIYDYMFSNILTPGFSDYGIGKTVQLTAAKNISNISNCEYSSMHLLSWFRDRVTYNIIYASGRVSRSTVQAFMSRIVTVLDRFSG, from the exons ATGCTGGCGACGAAGAGATTGCTGCCTCGCCTTCCTGCGGCAGCCTCGTACGGTCTCCCTCGCTGCCTCGCCGGCCCCTCGCGCGCGCCACGCTTCAGCCACGCCGC GTCGAAGAGCGCCGAGAACGGAGTCCTGTGGCTGCATCCGGCGGGAGGAACTATCGAGAGGTTAGACGTGGCCGCGAAATACGCTCAGCTGAACCTGCTCGGCTGCCTCACCATCAACAGCTGTCTGCCCCTTGAACCGGCCCACTTCGAGGAGGCTCTCAAGCACCTCCACAG GAAAATTAGTCCCCTCAGAGCATGTTTCCGCTGGAAGGAAGGGACGCTGTGGGTGTGTGAAGCGCTTGAGCCCCAGCTGGACTTTCTG GTTCTAAAGGATTCGGATGtgacaacaacaatcaacaatcTTTTGATTCAACCTTTTGAGAATTCAGCAGAAGCACCTCTCTGGCGAGCTCGACTCCTCCCGGCAGCCCCTGGCGTCCCGTGTCCAATAccagagatgaaggagaaatttCCTCACCAGTATGACCTCATGCTTCACATCCATCATGGGCTGTCTGATGGCATCACTGGATTCGTGATTTTCAATACATTTTTGAAGCTACTGGAGGCTGTGGTTTTGGGCTCTCCTATTAGCAAAGAACAACTGGGGAAGTTGGTGAGTGGGGAACAAAGCATGGACATCGAAGGCGAGGTGCTGAAGAACTTGGAGAGCAGACCAGATGAATTCCAGCGCATGATTGATGAAACTGCGAATACCAAGTTTACGCCACTCCTCGAGCAGGCCTTTGGAACTCCTGAAGAGGGAATTTCCCCCACAGAATACGTCATGACCGACATTGAGCCTCGCCTGTTGCAGAATTTCCAAGAGCGATGTCGATCCCATGGTGTGACCGTCAACTCAGGAATGACTTCGGTGATCAACACAGCCCTGGTAGAGCTAGTGGCGGATGCGGGCTTGGAGAGGGATGTGTACAGCATAACCAGCCGTCATCCAGTCAACCTGAGGCGTTACTGGAATGGCGACCCCGTCACAGCCATGGGCAACCACATGGGTGCTATATCCCACACCATGCAAATACCTCGTCACAACAGGAACACTTTCTGGGAACATGCCAAGCAGTTTGATACCGAGTTCCGCAGGAAGCTCAATGACGGGGACATCTTCCGGGAAAAGATTGTCAGATCCAAGACTCTGCCGAAGGACTATAGTCATGACTCCTTCTATGGCTCCCCTCCTACCTCAATATATGACTATATGTTCAGTAATATTTTAACGCCTGGATTTTCAGATTATGGAATAGGAAAAACAGTGCAGTTGACTGCAGCAAAAAATATAAGCAACATAAGCAATTGTGAATACTCGAGCATGCATTTGCTCTCTTGGTTCCGTGACCGAGTCACATACAACATTATCTATGCCTCAGGCCGCGTCAGTCGTAGTACAGTGCAGGCATTCATGTCCAGAATTGTGACAGTGTTAGATAGATTTTCAGGATGA
- the LOC113804732 gene encoding uncharacterized protein, which produces MASGHSPRLVYVICASITALQTCHAVPMVSFQTGGRVTADSYLDAGTGSLPPLSELTLLTYIMHRRTTSNIPVLSYAVEGAPGELRVEFVPENKMLSVVCCRGRVAATVPAQIALHTWERLALALDLRSKRLLVRYNNASSEVTLDVNTRGLGGSGRLEVEGGGRLVVGQSLNSVEGDFNSLGFLDGSVADYRLYANALSSSQLAGWAACKDVPGAPSPLVSLRDGRLTEVGDVEAGDIAVRQVCGNEVPEFSVFFAEKMDFISSNSWCTRFGGNLVLPRNAFDNELMWNATASGKNQCSDTWTYLSWLGITVDPNTSQWVGLNDKESLSFSNFMPINRLPSGEFQCAATVSHIKYHWTASSCNVLMCALCNLKALQTVRLRGLCRSSLLDRKFYLFANKNYELVYEGTSHVRILKARDAWRMESRRYENISARVVEESTVFPLGIHSWKIRGDKCQEKEPVLLLTICQSHEFTCTDGSCIPKTKRCDLSLDCHDKSDESDCDRVLIPEGYSTSLPPPKINQEPVPFRSSVLIRTIRSIDIANFKISVDLAFVLMWRDTRLLYRNLQEDRRSNKLNDWRSIWVPSLKITDMTQGSVEANPFNTAAFVVKMAEPVPDDDSTIYEDYMYSGAENYVRYQEEMTVNFACSFDLVMYPFDQQKCYLAFEIHDYDLSLGYFVLEANESRFIGDRHLMEYVLDGERTFVYNDHNASHVAVELKFRNQFLYYVGNVFIPSLMLTILCYVTLFFDEDDFNDRIMVSLTSLLVLVTLFSDSGKSIPKTAYFKLIDVWFISLIWEDFFIILSIIYIEEVRQASLSSAKVKSTSSIPTLPQSLKSSKKRHVRINDIVTWLFAATLIIILAVIIPLGVHGLTTEIEIKFKEMV; this is translated from the exons ATGGCGAGTGGACACAGCCCCCGTCTTGTTTATGTGATCTGCGCCTCCATCACAGCGCTTCAAA CCTGTCACGCCGTGCCGATGGTGAGCTTCCAGACAGGAGGCCGTGTCACCGCCGACAGCTACCTGGACGCCGGCACTGGGTCTCTCCCGCCGCTCTCGGAG CTCACTCTGCTGACGTACATCATGCACCGGAGGACGACCTCGAACATCCCGGTGCTCAGCTACGCGGTCGAGGGCGCGCCCGGGGAGCTGCGGGTCG AATTCGTCCCCGAAAACAAAATGCTCTCCGTGGTCTGCTGCCGCGGCCGCGTCGCCGCGACCGTCCCGGCGCAGATCGCGTTGCACACGTGGGAGCGGCTCGCGCTGGCGCTCGACCTGCGCTCCAAGCGCCTGCTGGTGCGCTACAACAATGCG TCTAGCGAAGTCACTCTGGACGTAAACACCAGAGGGCTTGGCGGTAGCGGCCGCCTggaggtggagggcggagggcgcCTCGTGGTCGGCCAGAGCCTTAACTCGGTCGAGGGCGACTTCAACTCACTGGGGTTTCTCGACGGAAGCGTCGCCGACTACAGACTCTATGCCAACGCTCTCAGCTCAAGCCAGCTGGCGGGGTGGGCGGCCTGCAAAGACGTGCCGGGCGCCCCCTCACCTCTCGTGTCATTGAGAGACGGCAGACTCACGGAGGTTGGAGACGTCGAGGCCGGGGACATCGCGGTGCGCCAGGTGTGCGGAAACGAGGTCCCTgaattctccgttttctttgccgAAAAAATGGACTTTATCTCTTCCAATTCCTGGTGCACGAGGTTCGGGGGGAACCTGGTCCTGCCAAGGAATGCATTTGACAACGAATTAATGTGGAACGCCACAGCAAGCGGCAAGAACCAATGCTCCGACACCTGGACCTACCTTAGCTGGCTCGGGATCACCGTGGACCCCAACACCTCTCAGTGGGTTGGACTGAACGACAAGgagtctctctcgttctcgaaTTTCATGCCAATCAACCGGCTGCCGTCGGGGGAATTCCAGTGCGCAGCCACAGTGAGTCACATCAAATACCACTGGACAGCGAGCTCTTGCAATGTGTTGATGTGCGCCTTGTGCAACCTGAAGGCTCTCCAGACCGTAAGATTGCGAGGTCTCTGCAGGTCCTCGCTCCTGGATCGCAAGTTCTACCTTTTCGCAAACAAAAACTATGAACTCGTTTATGAAGGAACATCCCACGTGAGGATACTCAAGGCTAGAGATGCTTGGAGGATGGAGAGTCGCCGCTATGAAAATATTTCCGCAAGGGTCGTCGAAGAGTCCACCGTCTTCCCCTTAGGCATTCACTCCTGGAAAATCAGGGGGGATAAATGtcaagagaaagag CCGGTTCTCCTCCTGACCATCTGCCAAAGCCACGAATTCACCTGCACCGACGGCAGCTGCATCCCGAAGACCAAGCGCTGTGACCTCTCCCTCGACTGCCACGACAAGAGCGACGAGAGCGACTGCGACCGCGTCCTCATCCCCGAGGGCTACTCCACCTCGCTCCCGCCGCCGAAGATCAACCAGGAACCCGTGCCCTTCCGCTCCTCGGTCCTGATCCGGACGATACGCAGCATAGACATCGCGAACTTCAAGATCTCCGTCGACCTCGCCTTCGTCCTGATGTGGAGGGACACGAGGCTCCTCTACAGGAACCTCCAGGAGGATCGGAGGTCGAATAAACTCAACGACTGGAGGAGCATCTGGGTCCCCTCGCTCAAGATAACGGACATGACGCAAGGCAGCGTCGAGGCTAACCCTTTTAACACGGCCGCCTTCGTGGTCAAGATGGCGGAGCCTGTGCCAGATGACGACAGCACTATCTACGAAG ATTACATGTACAGCGGAGCCGAAAACTACGTCCGTTACCAGGAGGAAATGACGGTGAATTTTGCCTGTTCCTTTGACCTGGTCATGTACCCGTTCGACCAACAGAAGTGCTACCTCGCCTTTGAAATACACGATTATGACCTTTCTTTGGGGTACTTTGTACTG GAGGCCAACGAGTCCCGGTTTATTGGGGACCGACACCTGATGGAGTACGTCCTCGACGGCGAGAGGACCTTCGTGTACAACGACCACAACGCGAGTCACGTCGCT GTGGAGTTGAAATTCCGAAATCAGTTCCTGTATTACGTCGGGAACGTCTTCATTCCAAGCCTCATGCTCACGATCCTCTGCTACGTCACTCTCTTCTTCGACGAGGATGACTTCAAT GATCGCATCATGGTATCCTTAACGTCCCTCCTCGTCCTGGTCACGCTCTTCTCGGACTCCGGCAAGTCGATTCCCAAGACGGCCTACTTCAAGCTCATCGACGTGTGGTTCATCTCGCTCATCTGGGAGGACTTCTTCATCATCCTGTCCATCATCTACATCGAGGAGGTCCGGCAGGCGTCCCTCTCGAGCGCAAAGGTTAAGTCGACCTCGAGCATCCCCACACTTCCTCAGAGTCTCAAGAGCAGCAAGAAGCGCCATGTTCGAATCAATGACATCGTCACTTGGCTCTTTGCGGCCACTTTGATCATCATCCTTGCTGTTATCATTCCCCTGGGGGTCCATGGGTTAACGACGGAAATAGAGATCAAGTTCAAAGAAATGGTGTGA